A window of the Cannabis sativa cultivar Pink pepper isolate KNU-18-1 chromosome X, ASM2916894v1, whole genome shotgun sequence genome harbors these coding sequences:
- the LOC115724917 gene encoding sister chromatid cohesion protein PDS5 homolog C-like, translating into MASSDKDLEVQLLESGNRLVEPPSSVDELLPLLDRVENCLSKVEQSPSESMQSALSPSLKALVDETLLGHTNVDVKVAVASCISEITRITAPDAPYDDDQMKEVFRLIVSSFENLCDKSSRSYTKRTSILETVAKVRSCVVMLDLECDALILEMFQHFLKAIRDYHPENVFQSMETIMTLVLEESEDIPMELLTPILECVKIGNKDVLPIARKLGERVLEICAPKVKPYLVQAVKDLGISLDDYSKVLSTICQDADGDVEQNEVQASDENMAVESRPTKPPLDNGSQEDKAGTTEAASLEQAVISVDRSPQSALSNGITQTAGDDSLTDSSSLKKQEDDQQIESTKDLDAPNNVDTDTSNTEKAADTEEKLEQSNKKVGRDTSSSAKSTPSESPHVLNEKESADNEKKSAENEKKNADNEKKSADREKKSSENEKKSADNEKRSSENDKKSADNEEKSAENENQNAESENLSAENEKESTDNRKESADNAKESADNEKETEKLPDQEEQSEDLRDSPHQGPVDETAVLSENDKVSDVKLSSPKALESESANVATTSPSVKLTDESRSKKSGRQKKKDNSDKEAAPSADDTSKKVADGTSDSEVKTNRRSGKKVPAATSNENKALAEANVSKKESGNTSDSETKPLRQLAKKVDGGSKKEEGSSAKHAEDKKKRVRGKALSEKDGKKASIKDDSKDTIASPKSLGKSTKDEQKIEETTKTNSKRKRTPGKAKESGNKGYDEDWVGMKVRVWWPDDQLYYKGYIASFDPVAKKHKVMYYDGDEEVLNLKEEKWNFIEGDSVSNEEGKAEQASPDASNEIPLKKKVKTNADEPSKRKKIESSPKKGGGASSSKSKVTPKSGRGNKADGKSKDDSKSVGKSDAVGGGKSKDHTPKSASTKSANVASKSSTKSKNHDSQTPKTTKSKDESSTPSTKSKQEIQKSGKSKLATPKTATVSKEKTSQSGGKSSANGTGKVKSGSSKIKEVDDDGKESSSDSGKPAEITKGKSPNPSKAQEGEAKTGKKRRRSGTKG; encoded by the exons ATGGCTTCGTCTGATAAAGATCTTGAAGTACAACTGCTGGAATCTGGGAATAGGCTTGTGGAACCTCCGTCATCCGTTGATGAACTCCTTCCTCTTCTCGAC AGAGTTGAGAATTGTCTATCAAAGGTGGAGCAGTCTCCCTCTGAATCAATGCAAAGTGCACTTTCTCCGTCATTGAAAGCATTGGTTGATGAAACACTTTTAGGACATACAAATGttgatgttaaagttgcagtTGCATCTTGCATCAGTGAGATAACAAGAATTACTGCACCTGATGCGCCTTATGATGATGACCAGATGAAG GAGGTCTTTCGGCTTATTGTATCATCATTTGAAAATCTGTGTGACAAGTCAAGCCGATCATACACAAAAAGAACCTCAATTCTTGAGACTGTTGCAAAGGTCAGGTCTTGTGTGGTGATGTTGGATCTTGAATGTGATGCCTTGATCCTGGAAATGTTCCAGCATTTTCTAAAGGCAATTAG GGACTATCATCCAGAGAATGTTTTTCAATCCATGGAGACAATAATGACCCTTGTCTTAGAAGAAAGTGAAGATATTCCAATGGAGCTTCTCACCCCTATATTAGAATGCGTGAAAATTGGCAACAAA GATGTTTTGCCCATTGCTCGGAAATTGGGAGAGAGAGTTCTTGAAATATGTGCTCCGAAGGTTAAGCCTTACTTGGTACAGGCTGTAAAGGACCTGGGTATTTCATTAGATGACTATAGTAAAGTTTTATCTACCATATGCCAAGATGCTGATGGTGATGTTGAGCAGAATGAAGTCCAAGCTTCTGATGAGAATATG GCTGTTGAGAGCAGGCCAACGAAGCCACCCTTGGATAACGGATCCCAG GAGGATAAAGCGGGAACAACAGAAGCAGCATCATTAGAACAAGCTGTAATTTCTGTGGATAGATCTCCTCAGTCTGCATTGAGTAATGGTATCACCCAGACTGCGGGAGATGACTCTTTGACTGATTCTAGCTCCCTGAAGAAGCAAGAGGATGATCAGCAAATCGAGAGTACCAAGGATTTGGATGCACCAAACAATGTTGACACTGATACTTCGAACACTGAGAAGGCAGCAGATACAGAAGAGAAGCTAGAGCAGAGCAATAAGAAAGTTGGGAGAGATACTAGTTCGTCTGCAAAATCTACTCCTTCAGAAAGTCCTCATGTTTTGAACGAGAAGGAAAGTGCTGATAATGAGAAGAAAAGTgcagaaaatgagaagaaaaatgCAGATAACGAGAAGAAAAGTGCAGATCGTGAAAAGAAAAGTTCAGAAAACGAGAAGAAAAGTGCAGATAATGAGAAGAGAAGTTcagaaaatgataagaaaagtGCAGATAATGAGGAGAAAAGTGCAGAAAATGAGAATCAAAATGCAGAAAGTGAGAACCTAAGTGcagaaaatgagaaggaaagtaCAGACAATAGGAAGGAAAGTGCGGACAATGCAAAGGAAAGTGCTGACAATGAGAAGGAAACAGAGAAACTTCCAGACCAGGAAGAACAGAGTGAGGATCTTCGCGATTCACCACATCAGGGTCCAGTTGATGAGACTGCAGTGCTTTCAGAAAATGATAAGGTGTCTGATGTTAAGCTTTCATCACCCAAGGCATTGGAGAGTGAATCTGCCAATGTTGCTACTACATCTCCAAGTGTGAAACTTACTGATGAAAGTCGTTCCAAAAAGTCTGGGCGACAGAAGAAGAAGGATAATTCAGATAAGGAAGCTGCTCCATCTGCCGATGATACCTCCAAAAAGGTAGCTGATGGGACAAGTGATTCTGAGGTAAAGACAAACAGGCGTTCCGGGAAAAAGGTGCCAGCTGCTACTTCTAATGAGAATAAAGCTTTAGCAGAGGCTAATGTATCCAAGAAGGAAAGTGGAAATACAAGTGACTCAGAGACAAAGCCTTTGAGGCAGTTAGCTAAGAAAGTAGATGGAGGCAGTAAAAAGGAAGAAGGATCCTCAGCAAAGCATGCGGAGGATAAGAAGAAGAGGGTTCGGGGAAAAGCTCTTTCTGAGAAGGATGGAAAAAAAGCTTCTATTAAAGATGATAGCAAA GATACTATTGCTTCACCAAAGTCATTGGGGAAATCAACAAAAGATGAACAGAAGATTGAGGAGACCACGAAGACAAATTCTAAGAGAAAACGTACTCCAGGCAAAGCAAAG GAGTCCGGCAATAAAGGTTATGATGAGGATTGGGTTGGTATGAAGGTTAGAGTTTGGTGGCCGGATGATCAATT GTACTATAAGGGTTATATTGCATCTTTTGATCCCGTAGCAAAGAAGCATAAG GTTATGTATTATGATGGTGATGAGGAAGTATTAAATCTCAAGGAAGAAAAGTGGAATTTCATCGAAGGTGATTCTGTGTCCAATGAG GAAGGTAAAGCTGAACAAGCAAGTCCTGATGCTTCCAATGAAAT TCCCCTAAAGAAGAAAGTGAAGACAAATGCGGATGAGCCTTCTAAACGTAAAAAGATCGAGTCTTCACCCAAAAA GGGTGGAGGTGCTTCATCCAGCAAATCCAAGGTCACGCCAAAATCTGGACGTGGCAATAAAGCTGATGGCAAATCCAAAGATGATTCCAAATCTGTTGGCAAGTCGGATGCGGTGGGTGGTGGCAAATCTAAGGATCATACACCAAAAAGTGCTAGTACCAAATCAGCCAATGTTGCATCAAAATCATCAACCAAGTCTAAGAATCATGATTCTCAGACACCAAAGACTACCAAATCCAAGGACGAAAGCAGCACGCCGTCCACCAAGTCCAAGCAAGAAATTCAGAAATCTGGAAAGTCAAAGTTGGCGACACCCAAAACAGCTACTGTTTCCAAGGAGAAAACCAGTCAAAGTGGTGGGAAGTCCAGTGCCAATGGTACTGGGAAAGTGAAGTCTGGTTCATCGAAGATAAAAGAGGTTGATGATGATGGTAAGGAGAGCTCCTCTGATTCAGGTAAACCAGCAGAGATTACTAAAGGCAAGTCCCCGAATCCTTCCAAGGCTCAGGAAGGTGAGGCCAAGACAGGTAAGAAGCGACGAAGAAGTGGCACGAAAGGTTAA